ATCACGCCACACCAACACTCAGTTTGCCAGGCACTGATATTTGCACTGGGTCTTATCCTTTCTTTAAAGTTAATCGATCCATAACCTTTTCCCGACCATACAAAACACTCGCGATCAAGAGAATGCAACTGCCGCAAAGCACCAGACTATTTTTGATCCATTCGTTTAGTTTTGGCAGGTATCGAGCACCTCCGCTCTCAATGCTTAACGGAGACGATCCACGGTCAGGCACTTTTGGACTCTTAATCTGAATCGACTTAAAGTCCGGCAGTGGCAACGACCCGCCGCGTTGGCCGGACGGGTCGATAACGATTTGAACGCGCGCTTCGGTTTCAAAGGTAGCTGATGCGGTAACCTGCCCGGGTGGCATGCTCACCAAGAAGGCAAAGATGACGAGAGCCCCGCTGATACCTTTCTTCATCATCTTGATTAAATCGGCGCACTGGTTAGCGTCCATGTCAACTTGGTGGTGAATTCAGCTGACTTCAAGCCCTTCGTCGTGTAACTCTCAGCCGGAACGGTCAATGACACACCTTCCCCTGCCTTAGCCAGATTGAAAAGGTTAATAAAGGTTCCCTTGGCGACATCCTTGTCGTTGACCGCCAAAACGTCAGTCGCCTGGCCGTCACCCATATAAACTTTAATGGCTTTACTTAAGCCAAAATGGTTGCTGGCATCGCGAGCCTGTCCATCCACAACACTGCTTTCCAGCAACGTGATGAAAGCATTCTCCAGCTTAACTGTCTTTCCTTGGCTATCCTTTTCGTCTGACTTCAGATTGGATGCCGACAAGCTGACCTTCCAAGCGTCTGCCCCCAGCCGCTTATCCGTCACTTGGAAGCGATTGGCCACCGGAATCGTTTTGCCATCCTGGCCTGTCCACTGATCAGGCTTAGCATAAACTGTTGTCGCAACAGTCGGATCCAACTTTAATTGGCCAAAGTCAAGTTGCGACACATAGTCTAACGTTAAGCCTTCACCACCTGCATTTTTGGTATTGTCGCCATTAGCCACCGTACCCGGCGTCTTGTCTTTGGGGTTAAGTGGATTTAAAACCCGAGTCGGCGCATCTGATTGCATAATCTTGACGCTGCCGTCAGTTGTCACCGTGCGGGCATCGTCGGCATGGACAGCCGCTGAGTTCGTTGCCATCCCCACCGTCAACGCCGCAAGCGCCATGAACTTTAATTTTGTGTGTGTCTTCATTTGTCATCTTCCTCCTGAATAAATTCTTCACATCTCAGACTGGTGTGTCGCCTAACGTCCATTGCAATTTAAAATCATAAGTATCAGCCGAAAATTCAAACATATTTTCCGGAATGCGTAGCAACAACCCTGCTTGCGCATCATAGGTAAAGCTATGATCGATTTGTGCTTTGGAAACTTTCTTAATCCGTTGATTCGTACCCACTTTCAGCGGATATTCATGTGCATCTTCACGGAAAAACAATAGCGATTGCTTAACCGTTCGCTGCTTGCTGTCGGTCAATGGCGACTGTTGTTGAACATCAAGCGTCCAACTTGTCTTTCGACTCCGACCATCTCTGACTTTAATCGTCATGGTTGATTGATCGCCTACTCTAGGGACTTCAATCTTCTGCCCGTCAATCCGGACACTACCAAAATCAATCACTTTAGGCATTTGAACAAAGCTGAGACTGCCTTCAGTTACTTCAATAGGAATCTCGTACACATAGGCAATCCGCTGATTAACACTGGCAACGCTGGCTTGGCTGACCTTGAGTTGAATTTGCTTTTTCCCAACAGTCTTTAAGTCAGGCATGTCAATTGATTCAATCTTCAATGACGCCTGTTGCTTGGCAACTTCATTTTTAATGACCTGTTCGACCTTCGACGGATCCGTATGGTTTTCAAATGTTAATGCTGGGAAAACCATTTGATTCAAATCTAACAATCGATAGCCTTGATCGGTGACTTCGAACAGCCACTCCTTTTTGTTTTGACGTTTGGGCATACTTTGGGCAACACCGTTTTGCATCCAACTCACTTTGTTTTCAAGATGTTCCACAGCAAGTACATCGCCAGGTTTGGTCGCGGCAATCCGATCTTTTCCCCACTGATCCAGCAGCTGTTGCTTTCGAGTATCGCCATTTGCTGTTATTTCGGCAGCAAGCTGTTTGCGATCATGTACGGTTAACATGGTACCCGTGGTGGTATAAAGAGACGTGCTGAGATACTTCTGCTTTGGAAAGATACTGTGAACCTCGCGATTATCATCATCGAGACCGTCCGTTGCCACGATTTGCAACTGATTCTGCTCTTTAACAAGCGCCAAGACGCCGCCAGCATAGCGCGGTGTCATTTCATAACCTTTGATCGCAATCGCATTCCCATAACCAACCTTCATGGTGTTGGTGGACAAGACGCTCCCAGTGCTGGCATCAAAACGCATCGTCACATCAATGGGATTACCGATTTTGGTCAAGCGCTGGTTCTTAGGATTTAACAACTTGTCGATGGCTTGCGGCCGATTGATCGAGAGCTTCTGATCACCCCACTTGACGTCGCGGTCATCGTACTCTTTAGCTGACGCAAGCATCGCACCTAATTTCGCCATCGTGACAGTTTCACCTAAATTGAAGGTGATTGGCTGAGTCGCAAAAGTGGCTCGCTTCACAACTTGAACCGGCACGTCATAGGTGGCTTCAACTTCCTTACCACTCATTAATTTTTCGGAAACGACTACCTTTGCCGATGTCTTGCCGACTTTACCGACGTCAGGGTTACCTTCATAACGTTTGATTGCCAGCTTGGCTTTGGCCGGTAATTTAAAGAATTCACGCAACCGTAGATCCATTTCATCTTGAGTGGCATGAACAGGAATATTGACACTTTGTGTTTTTAACTGATTCACCTGTAGTGGTCGAAAACCGTTATCGGTAATTTCAAAATAAAGCTCCTTGGGACGATTAATCGCCGTCAGTTGCTGTTCTTTAGAATCCTGGGTATAACCGATTTTACCTGCTTCATTGGCCACTAAGATGACATCACCCGGTTCGACCGGCAATTCACGATTGTTGCCCCACGCATTCAGAAAGTCTTGCTTTTTAGCATCACCATTAAACCAATTGAGTGATTCTTTTGACAGATTCTTGGTGGTTGACTGTTTCATATCAACATGAGCAATCGCAGCGTATGGCTTTCCCTTAAACTGGTCATTGAGTGCGTTATTATCATTAGCCGCACCAGAAGTGGCGATGACTTTTAAGCCGTCATCATTCAACAACACATAGGCACCACCGGCATCACGCGATTGACCAGCCTCGTCACTCTGGCCGCGCATAACAATGGCGTTACCATAGGTTGCCGTTGCCGTCTGCGTGGACTGAATGTGACCCGTATTCGAATTGAAGAGGAACGGTGCAGGAAGCTTCTGGAACAGGACATCAATCCGCCTAGTCTTAGCATTCAGCTTGTCGTTGATTGCCTGCGGTAGCAAAAGTTCGATTTGATCATCCACCCACGCAACCGGGGTGCCATCAATTTGGTTGGCGCTGACAAACATGCGTTTTAAATTTTTCGCCCGCCACTGTTCACCTAGGACAAAATGACCGTCCCTAGCTTTAATGTCGCCAGCCGGAATCACATTTAATTTGACTTCATAGTCAAAATCCGCAACGCGATCTTCTTCTAACACTTCAAAAGTCCAGACAAATGCTTTGGTTTTACCGGGCTTGCTAACATCCGGTCGCGTTCTAAACCGCTTAGCAACGATATTGTATTTAATGCCGAGTGCTTTAGGGAACGTTGCATCTAATTCCGCATCAGTGGCATTTTGTGGCACATCGACAACTCTGGTTTCAAGCTGGTTCACTTTCATCGGTTTAAACCCTTGTTTAGTGATTTGAAAGAAAACCGCTTTCTTAATATTGGGATATTCAGCTTCCGACAACGTATGCACCTGTGAGTCTTTGGCATAGCTGATTTTGCCTTCAACATTTTCCACTTTAATGATGTCACCCAGCTGAACGGGTTGCACGCGATTCAAACCCCACTGATTCAGAAAATCCTGCTTCTTGGTATTCCCGGTGGCACCAGCAGTATTGTCTTGAAAAAAGCCCAAATTCAAAAATTTGTGATCCCGCATCGAAATATATTCAAACCGACCATAAAATTGGTCCCCAAAGTTTGAATTGATTTTTCCATTGTCACTACTACCGCCAGATGTGGCAATCACTTTTAAAATTCCATCCGGATCACTGTCAACCAAGGACAAAACGCCCATGGCATTGCGATTTGCTGAGGTTTCTCGGCCATTAACAATAATGGCATTACCATATTTAGCAGTTGCCGAGCCAACGCCCGTCACTTTACCTGTGCGCGAATGAAACAGCAAATCAATCTGTTGCTTGTTATACAACACGTCAATTCGCTTATTGGGTTCATTCAACCCCATTTGCCGTGTCGCGCTCTGAACCTTGTCGGGAATTGTTGGCCAAATATTCGAATTGGAATATGGGACACTGGTGCCATCAGCTTCATAAGCACCCTTCATTCACCGTGATCTTGTCTGGGTACTAAAATACTCACCCAGTGTAAAGTCCCTCAATCCTTGCTCCAGGCAGTAGCAGTCTTGCTGATAAGGCAGGGCCGGCCGTTTTGCTTAAAGGCACCATCGCTGGTTGCTTCAGCTTGCCATACTGTGTATTCCCGGCCATGCGACGATCAGTGGCCTTAACCGTATTCGCAATCCGGTCCCTAAACCGCGTTTGCACGTTGTCTTGCTTCCCAAAAGCAAAAAATGCGCAACTGATGCATACACCGGTAAACAGCGCTAATAGCACGAAACACCATCTTATGTGCTTTGACGGCACCTTTATCACTCCTTTCATAATATCCAATTGTGTAACACTGAATGTTACAAAAACTAATTTTATAGATCTTGGTGCTCTCATAAATTTCACATTTTTGGGCATTATGATTTTTGGAGATTCTGATTTTGGCTTTTATATTGTTTTATATTTATCGTGTATATTAATTTTTGCTAATTAAGATCAGTTACTTTCGTTGTAAAAACGGCTTCTTGCATCAATTCTATTTTATTTTCTAAATACCAAATATTCATCTTCCAATTAACCTAAATGCCATAAATTATTAATTGAAAGCGGATCTGATCTTCGTCCTTGCCTTTTCAAAACTGGCTGGAGATGGCAGTTTGCTCGCGAATGATGCTGACCAGCAAAGACTTGATTTGATCAATATCGTAAGTTGTTTCAATTTCATTGATTCGATAATGATGCTTAGCGGCAATAGCGGCCGATGACGTTTTGAAACTGGTAATTAGTAAATCATATGTCGCCGGTGCCTCCGCAATTTCAAGGACAACCGAGCACATGCCCGCCAAAGCCAGTTTTAAGCGCGCCATTACCGCAGATGTCGCCAACCAGTCGTCGTCCAGCAGAAGGCCGATTCGAATCGGTTTAGTGATTTGAACATGGGTCACCATTAAAAGTCGCACATAATGCTGCGTTAAAAAAAGCCGTTTAGCAGGCGCAGCGCAACATGGGTGATCCTTGGCCACGATCGCAGTCAACTCACTGGCCAATGTTTCTAAATGTTGCAACTGCTGATCATTGATTGACACCCAGTCAGATGGCTGAGCCAATAACCTAAAGTCTCCTTGGAAAAACTGAATTCGATGATGTAATTGATTTAATGTGTACTGCATGCGGATCCTGGAAGCATCTGAACACTGCGTCTCAAAGCCTGCACAGATTTGCCGCAACGCCGCCATAAAATATTGATTCCGCTGCTGCACAGTCGGTAAAGCTAGTGCCAAATATTTTTCAACGTGACGAGGATCAGTTGCTGAGAAATCAATGATGTCCATCGAACAAACAAAAATATAGATGTTATAGACTTCAAATTCATCCAAAGCCAGCGCATATTGCTTGGCAATTTCAAATAGCCAATTTCTAATCATGTGATAAAGCGGATTTACTTCCAGCTGATGAAGCGTTTCTTCCGGGATGCCGGTAAATTTTTTATCGCCGGTAAAATGACGTTTAAGTGCAATATCCAGCCAAACGCACAGCTTGATTTCACCACGAGGAGAAAATTTAACCTTTGATCGTGCTTCGAATCTCTTAATGTAACGCCGGGCCGAAAAAGTTGCCGCCAAAGCTGCAAGCTCTTCGCTGTCATAGCTATTTAAAACCAATTGGTAATATAAATATCGAATCTCAACCTCTGAGCCAACCAACGTACCATTTTTGATTTTGATCGCATGCGACTTCAGTCCGAGATTTAATTGTTTGATTTTGCGAAACACGGCGGCTTTACTCATGTACAACTGCGTGACGAATTCGTCAACCCGACATTTTCCTTTTTCCAGTAGTGTTGCCAAGATCTGATATTCCTCGTAAATTGCAAGAACAAGTTAGCCAGTCGTTGAGGACAATCCCAGAACAGGCCGTTATCAAATAGAAGTTGTGGCGCTAGAGAGACTACTGGGCCATGCGGCGAACGCGCCGAGCTTCGGCCTCAAAGTTTTGCTGGGGTGTGCAGTAGCCCTGTTGTTTGCGAGGCAACTGATTCAAGCGGTCTTGCGTGGCCTGCACTTGACTAGGGCTAATGTCATCTAAGGACATGCCCTTAGGGAAGTCCTGGCGGATCATCCGGTTATGTGCCTCGTTGGTGCCACGGTCGCAGGACGTGTAAGGATGGGCGTAGAAGATCTCAGTTTCCGTCCCAGCAAAAGCAGTATTTAAGGCGGTGAACTCGGGTCCGTTGTCGGCTGTGATGGTCTTGATGCAAGCTCCCCATTCGCGCTTGATTCCACGCAATGCATAGCTCACAGAGTCTGCATCTCGTCCTTCGATCAAGCGGAGAAGTTGGCAACGGGTCTTGCGCTCAATCAGAGTCAAGATGACGCTCTTCTTGCCATTGCGTTTACCGACAATGGTATCCATCTCCCAGTGACCGAACTGCCTGCGTCGTTCAACGACCTTAGGCCGTTCCTCGATACTGCGGCCAGCCAGGCGCTTAGCCTTGGTGTGGTGCTGGTGAGAGGTCTTCCGCTTAGTCTTCTCCAACAGGTCGATATTTCGAATCTCTAGGCGTTGGTCGTCAATGTACTGGTACAAAGTCGAGGCACAAACAAGCTCTTCAGGAGTAAACAGCTTGTGTCGCTTGGCATAGCCGATTGAAGCATCCGGCGACCATTTGTCCTGCTTAGCTCGCTGTACGTACCAGGCTAAGAAGACCTGTACGCTGGCGAACTTGTCAGGACGATGGCAGCTCAAGCGTGCAGTCTCGTAACGTGCCTGAGCAGCCTCTGGCAGGTATTGTCGATGGTAGACGCGCTTGCCATTACTCTTCTTGACCTGATCTACTGTACCTCGCTTGATTTCATTATTAATGGTCTGCGGGCAGACGCCAATTTCAGCAGCAATCCAACGATTGGACTTCCCAGCTTGGTGGAATCCGGCCACTTTTCCGCGCTCGAGTGATGTTAAGTGCTGACCTTTTTGGCGGTGTGTGCTATCCTGTTTCTGCATCAAGACAATATCCTCTTCCATTGTTTGTGTAGGAACTTCAATGATACAGGATATCTGTTCTTGATGTTTTTTATTGTCCAAAAAATTTTGAGACAGTGGCTAACTTGATTCTAAAATGCGCGATCTGATATTCCTTCGACTGTCGCAAAAGTTTCCGGTACAAGTCATCAAACAACACCGGCTTTTGCGTTTCCAAAAAGAGCCTGCGCCCTTTTCCCTCGTTGCATTGTCTAATTTGAGCTGCTTCGTCAAATGCCTGCAGCCGTTGTTGCAAAGACGCCACAGTGGCAGCAAGTGTACTTGGTGTCACTTGTAGACTTTCGAGTAATCGGGAGTAAGAACAGCCATGCGTTCCGGCTGTCAAAAGTAACTGCAACAGCTTCACATCTCTAGCTTCGTTGCTTTCAATAAAATCATACAAATCCATGCCATTCGCCTCGCGATCTTACCATTGGATTATTCTAAGTTATCGTTCATCAATGTTTCATCATGTTAACATGACATTGTTATCATGTCAGCTTGTTTTTTTAGTGTCTCTTATCCGGAAAATAGACGCTTTTATAATATGTATAATTTTAATATGACTTTTAATCCAAATAAAAACCCAATATAAGCAACTGGTCTTGGCGTAAGACACAGTGCCTATATTGGGACACATCAACAAAATAATGGATTAAAATGGTTTTGCGATGTTCTAGTCATTTAGTGAATGATTCTTCATTGAGTAACGACTCATACGCCTTTTCGTACTTTTGAATATCGCCGGCGCCCATGAAGACAACAACCGCGTGATGGAACTTGAGCAGTGGTCGCATGTCTTCCTGATGGATCACCGCAGCGCCTTTGATTTGGGCCACAACGTCCTCTGACCGAAGGTTGCCATTTTTTTCACGGGCAGAACTGAAAATCGGTGTCAGGAACGTTTGATCAGCCTGGCTCAGCACTTGAACATATTGTGGTTCGTAGGCTTTGGTTCGACTATAAGTATGGGGTTGGAAAACCGCAATGATCGCTTTATCAGGATACTTTTGGCGGGCTGCATCCAGCGTGGCCTTAATTTCATTAGGATGATGGGCATAATCGTCCACGATGATCATATCCTTGAGATCCTTTTCGGCAAAGCGCCGTTTGACCCCGCCGAAGTTTCCCAGTTCACGGGCAATTAACCCAGCATCAAGCTTCTCCATATGGGCGACTGCAACAACGGCCAACGCATTGAGGACACTGTGTTCGCCAAACAATGGAACAAAGAAGTGGCCGATTAGCTGATCGTGGAAATAGGCATCAAAACTGCTGCCTTTAGTGTCGCGATCCACGTTCCGCGCCTGAAAATCGTCCCGATCACTAGTACCGTAATAATAAACCGGCACCTTAGCCTTTAATTTGCGTAACCATGGATCATCACCCCAGGCCACGATCGCTTTTTGAACCTGATTAGCCTCAGTTTCAAAAGCATCGTAGACATCTTCAAAGCCGTGATAATAGTCAGGATGATCAAAGTCGATGTTCGTCATGATCATGTAATCGGGATGATAAGCCAAGAAATGCCGCCGATATTCGTCCGCTTCAAAAACAAAGAATTTTGAATCGCGCACGCCTTTGCCGGTACCATCACCGATCAAATAACTGGTTTTGGCAACACCACTTAACGTGTGGGCCAGCAACCCCGTTGTACTGGTTTTGCCATGGGCGCCGGCAACCCCGATGCTGGTATAACCCTTAATCAATTGGCCGAGGAACTCATGGTAGCGATAAATGGTCAGCCCCATCGCCTTGGCCTGCTTGATTTCTGGATGATCCTCGGTAAAACTGTTGCCGGCAATGACGGTGTAGCCTGGCTTCAGATTGGCAGGATCAAATGGTAGCATGGTGATTCCGGCTGCTGCCAAACTTTTTTGTGTAAATGTGTACTGGGTAATATCACTGCCCAACACCTTGTGGCCCAAATCATGTAGCACCAGTGCCAACGCACTCATTCCTGAGCCTTTGATACCAATAAAATAATAGGTTGCCTCTGTCATGACGATTGTTCCTCTTTCTTTGCTTGTGTGTAATAAACTTCACGCGGTTTGGCGCCTTTAGCTGCCGACACCAGATGCCGAGCTTCCAGTGTATCAATGAGATTTGCCGCGCGATTATACCCGATTGAAAAGATGCGCTGCAGTTTAGATGTCGAAATGTGGCGTTCACCAGCCAGGTAGTCCAAAACATCGGGCATAAGCTCATCTTCATGGGCATTGCTGGCTTCGGCTTCAGCCGACTTGACAAGTCCTGCTGGATCAAATAAGTACCGCGGTCCTTGCCGCGCCTTCACATAATCTACAATTTGATCGATTTCCCGATCGACAAACGTACCTTGCAGTCGAATCGGCTGACTGGCACCGTTGCCTAAGTACAACATGTCGCCGCGGCCTAAAAGCCGTTCTGCGCCAGCGGTATCGATAATGGTCCGCGAGTCAATTTGACTGGCGGTCATGAAGGCAATTCGCGTTGGAATATTATTCTTAATCGTACCGGTGATCACATCAACACTAGGACGTTGGGTGGCAACCAGCAAATGAATACCTGCCGCACGCGCCTTGGCGGTGATCCGCGCAATATCGTCTTGAATCTCGCTACCAGCTGCCAACATCAAATCCGCCAACTCATCAATAATAATGACCAAATACGGCAACACTTGGTTATATTCTTGATGGCGCTTAGCCTTCGCATTAAATTGTTCCAGATTACGAACGCCGGCCGCTGCGAGCTTCTTATAACGGTCATTCATCGTGGTAACAACCCACTTCAACGCCGCGCTGGCAGCTTTAGGATCGGAGATAACCGGCGACACCAGATGTGGTAAGCCATTATATCCAGCAAGCTCAACGGCCTTAGGATCGATCAAAAGCAAACGAACTTGCTGTGGTGTGGCTTTGTACAGCAACGAAACCAGCAAGCTATTGATAAAGACCGACTTACCCGATCCAGTCGCACCGGCAATCAACCCGTGCGGCATTTTGGCCAGATTTGTGACGACTGGCTGACCAAAAAGATCCACCCCAAGTGCAATGGTCAAAGGCGATTTTGCTTGTTGAAAGGCGGGAGTATCGAGCACTTCCCGCAACATGACCGGTCGCGGTTTCAAATTGGGGATTTCGATGCCAACCGTATTTTTCCCGGGAATCGGAGCTTCAATGCGGATGTCTTTGGCAGCAAGTGCCAGTTTAAGGTCATCATTCAAGTTGGTGATTTTGCTAACCTTCACCCCGCTTGCCAGACTGACCTGAAATTGCGTCACGGTGGGACCGATTGTATGAGCAACCACATGCGCGTCCACGTTAAAAGCTTGAAGCGTTTGATCAAGTCGCTGGCGCTGTTGCAGCACCCACTCATGTTGAGCTGCCTGATCAGCCACAACTGGCGGCGACAGTAAGTTTAATGGCGGAATGGTCTCTGTGGTGGCATCATCTGCACTAACCGCCGTAATAGGGTGTTCCGAGGTTGTCATTGACGCAGGCAGCCCGGCTGTTCCTGATTGCGATTGTGCTGTAGACGCCTCGCTTGCGCCTCGTGCTTCCGGTATTGACGGCGCAGACCGTGCACTTTCGGCATCCCTGCTTGCTACCGACTTCGCCTTTTGTGCTGCTAACGCCTTGCGTAGTTTTTTGGCTTCAT
Above is a window of Lacticaseibacillus casei DSM 20011 = JCM 1134 = ATCC 393 DNA encoding:
- the murC gene encoding UDP-N-acetylmuramate--L-alanine ligase, producing MTEATYYFIGIKGSGMSALALVLHDLGHKVLGSDITQYTFTQKSLAAAGITMLPFDPANLKPGYTVIAGNSFTEDHPEIKQAKAMGLTIYRYHEFLGQLIKGYTSIGVAGAHGKTSTTGLLAHTLSGVAKTSYLIGDGTGKGVRDSKFFVFEADEYRRHFLAYHPDYMIMTNIDFDHPDYYHGFEDVYDAFETEANQVQKAIVAWGDDPWLRKLKAKVPVYYYGTSDRDDFQARNVDRDTKGSSFDAYFHDQLIGHFFVPLFGEHSVLNALAVVAVAHMEKLDAGLIARELGNFGGVKRRFAEKDLKDMIIVDDYAHHPNEIKATLDAARQKYPDKAIIAVFQPHTYSRTKAYEPQYVQVLSQADQTFLTPIFSSAREKNGNLRSEDVVAQIKGAAVIHQEDMRPLLKFHHAVVVFMGAGDIQKYEKAYESLLNEESFTK
- a CDS encoding helix-turn-helix domain-containing protein translates to MATLLEKGKCRVDEFVTQLYMSKAAVFRKIKQLNLGLKSHAIKIKNGTLVGSEVEIRYLYYQLVLNSYDSEELAALAATFSARRYIKRFEARSKVKFSPRGEIKLCVWLDIALKRHFTGDKKFTGIPEETLHQLEVNPLYHMIRNWLFEIAKQYALALDEFEVYNIYIFVCSMDIIDFSATDPRHVEKYLALALPTVQQRNQYFMAALRQICAGFETQCSDASRIRMQYTLNQLHHRIQFFQGDFRLLAQPSDWVSINDQQLQHLETLASELTAIVAKDHPCCAAPAKRLFLTQHYVRLLMVTHVQITKPIRIGLLLDDDWLATSAVMARLKLALAGMCSVVLEIAEAPATYDLLITSFKTSSAAIAAKHHYRINEIETTYDIDQIKSLLVSIIREQTAISSQF
- a CDS encoding WxL domain-containing protein; the encoded protein is MKTHTKLKFMALAALTVGMATNSAAVHADDARTVTTDGSVKIMQSDAPTRVLNPLNPKDKTPGTVANGDNTKNAGGEGLTLDYVSQLDFGQLKLDPTVATTVYAKPDQWTGQDGKTIPVANRFQVTDKRLGADAWKVSLSASNLKSDEKDSQGKTVKLENAFITLLESSVVDGQARDASNHFGLSKAIKVYMGDGQATDVLAVNDKDVAKGTFINLFNLAKAGEGVSLTVPAESYTTKGLKSAEFTTKLTWTLTSAPI
- a CDS encoding IS30 family transposase, which produces MQKQDSTHRQKGQHLTSLERGKVAGFHQAGKSNRWIAAEIGVCPQTINNEIKRGTVDQVKKSNGKRVYHRQYLPEAAQARYETARLSCHRPDKFASVQVFLAWYVQRAKQDKWSPDASIGYAKRHKLFTPEELVCASTLYQYIDDQRLEIRNIDLLEKTKRKTSHQHHTKAKRLAGRSIEERPKVVERRRQFGHWEMDTIVGKRNGKKSVILTLIERKTRCQLLRLIEGRDADSVSYALRGIKREWGACIKTITADNGPEFTALNTAFAGTETEIFYAHPYTSCDRGTNEAHNRMIRQDFPKGMSLDDISPSQVQATQDRLNQLPRKQQGYCTPQQNFEAEARRVRRMAQ